The following are from one region of the Yoonia sp. R2331 genome:
- a CDS encoding sugar phosphate isomerase/epimerase family protein, with translation MRRLQVYTSLWAMQPHDPTGVKLPYDQVCEMVAAAGFDGMAIDLGAADVAVAHQLRPHMEAQGLTPLIVAFPKTIDSMEDTLHMARDFGAPFVDIIGQVMPIALDDMVPVIKTWMQMSDRIGVPVQFETHRNCITNDLYTTLQLLDRIPDMRICADLSHYVVDREFWFPLSDHDMGLISRVLQRSDSFQGRVASRQQIQLQLDFPQHQKWVDLFKGWWREGLADWRARNASGDCIFVCELGPPEYAMTGPDGREMSNRWHEAQVIKGWVQDIWDDLGGDDH, from the coding sequence ATGAGGCGGCTGCAGGTCTACACCTCGCTCTGGGCGATGCAGCCGCATGACCCAACGGGGGTGAAACTGCCCTACGATCAGGTGTGTGAAATGGTCGCAGCCGCGGGCTTTGACGGGATGGCGATTGATCTGGGCGCGGCAGATGTCGCGGTGGCCCATCAGTTGCGTCCGCACATGGAAGCCCAGGGGTTGACGCCGCTGATCGTGGCCTTTCCCAAGACCATCGACAGCATGGAAGACACGCTGCATATGGCGCGCGATTTTGGCGCGCCGTTTGTGGATATCATCGGGCAGGTGATGCCGATTGCGCTGGATGACATGGTGCCGGTCATTAAGACATGGATGCAGATGTCCGACCGGATCGGCGTGCCGGTCCAGTTTGAAACGCACCGCAACTGCATCACCAACGACCTATACACCACGCTGCAACTGCTGGACCGCATCCCCGATATGCGCATTTGCGCTGATCTAAGCCACTATGTGGTGGATCGTGAGTTCTGGTTCCCCCTGTCCGACCACGACATGGGGCTGATCAGCAGGGTCTTGCAGCGGTCTGACAGTTTTCAGGGCCGCGTCGCCAGCCGTCAGCAGATTCAGTTGCAACTGGACTTTCCGCAGCACCAAAAGTGGGTGGACCTGTTCAAGGGCTGGTGGCGCGAGGGCCTCGCCGATTGGCGTGCGCGCAACGCCTCTGGCGATTGCATTTTCGTGTGTGAACTTGGCCCGCCGGAATACGCCATGACTGGACCGGATGGGCGGGAAATGTCCAATCGCTGGCACGAGGCGCAGGTGATCAAGGGCTGGGTGCAGGACATCTGGGATGATCTTGGCGGCGATGATCACTGA
- the irr gene encoding Fur family transcriptional regulator Irr has translation MKDFVLTDDKTRNGAAWLASADVRPTRQRVTLAALLVGDGQDRHVTAESLFDAATRTDEKVSLATVYNTLRAFCDAGLVREITVDGSKSYFDTNMSDHPHFYWEDTAELTDAPAEELEIARLPGTPAGAEIASVDVVIRLRRT, from the coding sequence ATGAAGGATTTCGTTCTGACAGATGACAAAACCCGCAACGGTGCCGCATGGCTGGCATCTGCGGATGTGCGCCCGACGCGGCAGCGTGTGACGCTGGCTGCTTTGCTTGTTGGCGACGGGCAGGACCGTCATGTCACCGCCGAAAGCTTGTTTGATGCGGCAACCCGCACGGATGAGAAAGTGTCGCTTGCCACAGTCTACAACACCCTGCGGGCCTTCTGTGATGCGGGTCTGGTGCGCGAGATCACTGTGGACGGGTCAAAAAGTTACTTCGACACCAACATGAGCGATCACCCGCATTTCTACTGGGAAGACACAGCAGAGCTGACAGATGCCCCGGCCGAAGAGCTGGAAATCGCCCGTCTGCCCGGCACCCCTGCGGGGGCAGAGATTGCCAGCGTGGACGTTGTCATCCGGTTGCGCCGCACCTAA
- a CDS encoding transposase — protein sequence MSQLRPLLVPGATYFFTVRLKDPTSKLLISQVDLLRQAVRACRQQMPFHIGSSVVLPNRMHTIWTLPPGDDDYGKRWKMIKTTFARHAQVPRRAVTNGLWQRRYWEVPVLAQGELDEYEAMIWHAAVSEGLVKRPEDWPYCTISRARTWDAELVE from the coding sequence ATGTCTCAGCTACGCCCCCTTTTGGTGCCTGGTGCCACGTATTTCTTTACGGTTCGCCTGAAGGATCCGACGTCGAAGCTGCTGATCAGTCAGGTCGACCTGCTGCGTCAGGCGGTGCGGGCTTGCCGCCAGCAGATGCCGTTTCATATCGGGTCAAGTGTGGTCTTGCCCAACAGAATGCACACGATCTGGACGTTGCCGCCCGGCGACGATGATTATGGCAAGCGCTGGAAGATGATAAAAACCACCTTTGCGCGCCATGCCCAAGTGCCGCGCCGCGCGGTCACCAATGGGCTGTGGCAGCGCCGCTATTGGGAAGTGCCGGTTCTGGCCCAGGGCGAGTTAGACGAATACGAGGCGATGATCTGGCATGCCGCGGTCAGCGAAGGCTTGGTCAAACGGCCAGAGGATTGGCCCTATTGCACCATCTCGCGTGCGCGGACGTGGGATGCTGAACTGGTCGAGTGA
- the miaB gene encoding tRNA (N6-isopentenyl adenosine(37)-C2)-methylthiotransferase MiaB, which translates to MSAPKKLFIKTYGCQMNVYDSERMSEALGGQGYVETQTPDDADMILLNTCHIREKAAEKVYSELGRFKGLKAEKPDLKIGVAGCVAQAEGEEIMRRQPLVDLVVGPQSYHRLPAMEEAVAKGKKALDTDFPEDDKFETLKTRAKAKRGPTAFLTVQEGCDKFCAFCVVPYTRGAEVSRPADRVIREAQELVAAGVREITLLGQNVNAYHGHEGGLAGLIWALDKVDGLERIRFTTSHPNDMDDALIEAHGTCDKLMPYLHLPVQSGSDRILKAMNRKHTAESYIRLIERIRAARPDILLSGDFIVGFPGETDQDFADTMDLIRQVNYGQAYSFKYSTRPGTPAAEKPQLPEDVMNARLQDLQALLRSQQQAVQETMVGRDVKVLFEKAGREPGQMIGKSDYLHAVYADAPDSVLGQVVPVRITQSSPNSLKGVLISEMG; encoded by the coding sequence ATGTCCGCCCCTAAGAAACTGTTTATCAAAACCTACGGCTGTCAAATGAACGTCTATGACAGCGAACGCATGTCAGAGGCGCTGGGCGGGCAGGGGTATGTCGAAACCCAGACCCCCGATGACGCGGACATGATCCTGCTGAACACCTGCCACATCCGCGAAAAGGCTGCGGAAAAGGTCTATTCAGAGCTGGGGCGCTTCAAGGGGTTGAAAGCTGAAAAGCCGGACCTGAAGATCGGTGTTGCGGGCTGCGTCGCGCAAGCGGAGGGTGAAGAGATCATGCGCCGCCAGCCGCTTGTCGATCTGGTCGTTGGCCCGCAAAGCTATCACCGTCTGCCCGCGATGGAAGAAGCTGTGGCAAAGGGCAAAAAGGCGCTCGACACCGATTTCCCAGAGGATGACAAGTTCGAAACGCTCAAGACACGGGCCAAGGCCAAGCGTGGTCCGACGGCGTTTTTGACCGTGCAGGAAGGCTGTGACAAGTTCTGCGCCTTTTGCGTGGTCCCCTATACCCGCGGGGCAGAGGTCAGCCGCCCCGCTGACCGCGTTATCCGCGAGGCGCAGGAACTGGTCGCGGCAGGCGTGCGTGAAATCACGCTGCTGGGCCAGAACGTGAACGCCTATCACGGGCACGAAGGTGGGCTTGCGGGGCTGATCTGGGCGCTGGACAAGGTCGACGGGCTGGAGCGCATCCGCTTTACCACCAGCCATCCCAATGACATGGACGACGCGCTGATCGAGGCGCATGGCACTTGCGACAAGCTGATGCCCTATCTGCATCTGCCGGTGCAATCAGGCTCTGACCGCATCCTCAAGGCGATGAACCGCAAGCATACGGCCGAAAGCTATATCCGCCTGATCGAACGCATTCGCGCCGCGCGGCCTGATATCCTGCTGTCGGGCGATTTTATCGTGGGCTTCCCCGGTGAGACCGATCAGGACTTTGCCGACACGATGGACCTGATCCGTCAGGTCAATTACGGTCAGGCCTATTCATTCAAATACTCCACCCGTCCCGGCACGCCTGCGGCTGAAAAACCGCAACTGCCAGAGGATGTGATGAACGCCCGCCTGCAAGACCTGCAAGCCTTGCTGCGCAGCCAACAACAGGCCGTGCAAGAGACGATGGTCGGGCGCGATGTGAAGGTCTTATTTGAAAAGGCGGGGCGCGAGCCGGGGCAAATGATTGGAAAATCAGACTATTTGCACGCGGTCTATGCGGACGCACCGGATAGTGTTCTGGGTCAGGTTGTGCCGGTCAGAATCACACAGTCGAGCCCGAACTCCCTCAAAGGGGTGCTGATCAGCGAAATGGGCTGA
- a CDS encoding PhoH family protein: MATTALPPADDISETLLEFPDNFLLIDLCGEHDRNLATIETQTGVQILRRGNQLAIVGEEGPRTEAAEVLRALYQRLEAGKTLEPGDIDREFRMGNPGPENPTEPGDQKELFKGGNADRIEIKTRKKLVEPRTEAQKAYVRSLFDNELAFGIGPAGTGKTYLAVAVGVNMFISGHVDRIILSRPAVEAGEKLGYLPGDMKDKVDPYMQPLYDALNDFLPGKQAAKLIEEKRIEIAPLAFMRGRTLSNAFVVLDEAQNATSMQMKMFLTRLGEGSRMVITGDRTQIDLPRGVSSGLWDAERLLKSIPKISFNYFTSKDVVRHPLVAAIIEAYEAEEAK, from the coding sequence TTGGCGACAACCGCCCTTCCCCCCGCTGACGACATTTCGGAAACCTTGCTGGAATTTCCCGACAACTTCTTGTTGATCGACCTCTGCGGTGAACATGACCGCAATCTGGCCACCATAGAAACGCAAACCGGCGTGCAGATTTTGCGGCGCGGTAATCAGCTTGCCATTGTGGGCGAGGAAGGCCCCCGGACAGAAGCCGCCGAGGTGCTGCGCGCGCTTTACCAAAGGTTGGAAGCAGGCAAGACGTTGGAACCCGGCGACATCGACCGCGAATTCCGCATGGGCAACCCCGGCCCCGAAAACCCGACCGAGCCGGGCGACCAGAAAGAACTGTTCAAAGGCGGCAACGCCGACCGGATCGAGATCAAGACCCGCAAGAAACTGGTCGAACCCCGCACAGAGGCGCAAAAGGCCTACGTGCGCAGCCTGTTTGACAATGAACTGGCCTTTGGCATCGGCCCTGCGGGCACTGGCAAGACCTATCTTGCGGTGGCGGTGGGCGTGAACATGTTCATTTCTGGCCATGTGGACCGGATCATTCTGTCGCGTCCGGCGGTCGAGGCGGGCGAAAAGCTGGGCTATCTGCCGGGTGACATGAAGGACAAGGTCGATCCTTATATGCAGCCGCTTTATGACGCGCTGAACGACTTTTTGCCGGGCAAACAGGCCGCTAAACTGATCGAAGAAAAACGGATCGAAATCGCGCCGCTGGCCTTCATGCGCGGGCGGACGCTGTCGAATGCCTTTGTGGTACTGGACGAGGCGCAGAACGCCACGTCGATGCAAATGAAGATGTTCCTGACCCGTTTGGGTGAAGGCTCGCGCATGGTCATCACCGGGGACCGCACCCAGATTGATTTGCCACGCGGCGTGTCTTCGGGGCTGTGGGATGCGGAACGGCTGCTGAAATCCATCCCCAAGATCAGCTTTAACTACTTCACCTCAAAGGATGTTGTGCGCCACCCACTGGTCGCCGCAATTATCGAAGCCTACGAGGCGGAAGAGGCGAAGTGA
- the ybeY gene encoding rRNA maturation RNase YbeY: MTVDCLIEDTRWAAFELEPLAKAAVAAALEGVGLEPTVWDISLMACDDARIATLNADFRGKPQPTNVLSWPSVERGVAAAGETPLPPDPTEPELGDIAIAYDTCAAEAAAAGKPMADHVTHLIVHGTLHLLGYDHERDADATLMEGLESQILGNMGLSDPYRDQGE, encoded by the coding sequence GTGACTGTCGATTGCCTGATCGAGGACACACGCTGGGCTGCATTTGAACTGGAACCGCTGGCCAAGGCCGCCGTTGCGGCCGCACTTGAAGGTGTGGGGCTGGAACCGACCGTCTGGGATATCAGCCTGATGGCCTGCGACGATGCCCGGATCGCCACGCTGAACGCGGATTTTCGCGGCAAACCGCAGCCGACCAACGTGCTGTCGTGGCCGTCCGTCGAACGCGGTGTGGCCGCCGCAGGCGAAACCCCTTTGCCACCTGACCCGACTGAACCCGAACTGGGTGATATCGCCATCGCCTACGACACTTGCGCAGCAGAGGCAGCCGCAGCCGGCAAACCGATGGCCGATCACGTCACCCATCTGATCGTTCACGGGACATTACACCTTTTGGGCTATGACCACGAGCGTGACGCGGATGCCACCCTGATGGAGGGGTTGGAATCACAGATACTTGGCAATATGGGCCTCTCTGACCCATATAGGGATCAGGGCGAATAG
- a CDS encoding hemolysin family protein, which translates to MNDTNDGSSNAAQRAQDDQRDEDDRGFFSRLIDALNPQTETAELTEDAGRTAPQQTTLGLLNLRRMRVEDVMIPSADIKATPVGASKDELVGVFRDCGLTRLPVFDGTLDTPIGFVNLKDFALRYGFNGDGDSFNLRDMVRPLLFVPPSMSLGVLLQKMQAERTHMALVIDEYGGTDGLVTIEDLIEQVVGAIEDEHDVDEAKSWVAEGSGVYLAQAKTDLEDFEAEIGMALTDHEDIDEEEIDTLGGLVFMLSGHVPARGELIPHPNGVEFEVLDADPRRIKRLRVRMPKG; encoded by the coding sequence ATGAACGACACCAATGACGGATCGTCTAACGCGGCGCAACGCGCGCAGGACGACCAAAGAGACGAAGATGATCGCGGCTTTTTCAGCCGCTTGATTGACGCGCTCAACCCCCAGACAGAGACAGCAGAACTGACAGAAGATGCGGGGCGGACAGCGCCGCAGCAAACCACGCTTGGCCTGTTGAACCTGCGCCGGATGCGGGTCGAGGATGTGATGATCCCCTCGGCAGATATCAAGGCCACGCCCGTTGGGGCGTCAAAGGATGAACTGGTGGGCGTGTTTCGCGATTGCGGGTTGACCCGTTTGCCGGTGTTTGACGGTACGCTGGATACGCCGATTGGCTTTGTGAACCTCAAGGATTTTGCGCTGCGCTATGGTTTTAACGGCGACGGCGACAGCTTTAATTTGCGCGATATGGTCCGCCCTCTGTTGTTCGTACCACCGTCGATGTCGCTGGGTGTGCTGCTGCAAAAGATGCAGGCCGAACGCACCCATATGGCGCTGGTGATCGACGAATATGGCGGCACCGATGGGCTTGTCACCATCGAAGACCTGATTGAACAGGTTGTGGGCGCCATCGAAGACGAACATGACGTGGACGAGGCGAAAAGCTGGGTCGCCGAAGGCAGCGGCGTCTATCTGGCGCAGGCCAAGACCGATCTTGAGGATTTCGAAGCCGAGATTGGCATGGCGCTGACCGACCACGAGGATATCGACGAGGAAGAGATCGACACGCTTGGCGGTCTGGTTTTCATGCTGTCCGGCCATGTGCCTGCACGGGGCGAGCTGATCCCGCATCCCAATGGCGTGGAATTCGAGGTGCTGGACGCCGACCCTCGGCGAATCAAGCGCCTGCGGGTGCGTATGCCCAAGGGCTGA
- the lnt gene encoding apolipoprotein N-acyltransferase, with product MRIASWLHDGPRWRRAAVLAALGAICGLGQAPLGLWWATLAALAVVLILVPAAPTPRRAFGACWAFGLGYFALTLRWIVEPFLVDAASTGWMAPFAIVLMASGAALFWGAAAWGAARLHSGALGLAMMLTLAEATRSLILTGFPWALIGHVWVDTPIAQAAALVGPHGLTLITLVIAWSLSVSVRFDLRAAAVQILAVAAWLLLNPGPAPDNTGPMIRLVQPNVPQDQKWDPAKRQANFDRILAMTAAGARPALIVWPETAIPVLMDFAQPQLDLASDAAGGVPLITGINRSDGQRYYNSFVLLGQGGVTTRIYDKAHLAPFGEYIPFGEWLDQFGIRGLAASQGGGFTAGGVQPLVEIPGIGPARALICYEGIFAEEVGHTDRPRLMVLITNDAWFGTAAGPYQHLAQAQLRAIEQGVPMVRVANTGVSAMIDARGRITAMVPLGQAGAPDVPLPPVRALTVYAQTGDLPILMLALLSLVAATWRQRRFS from the coding sequence GTGCGGATTGCCTCTTGGTTGCACGACGGGCCGCGCTGGCGCAGGGCAGCTGTTCTTGCGGCATTGGGCGCTATCTGCGGGCTGGGGCAGGCCCCGTTGGGCCTGTGGTGGGCCACGCTTGCGGCCCTTGCGGTCGTCCTGATCCTTGTCCCTGCCGCCCCTACGCCGCGTCGCGCTTTTGGTGCATGCTGGGCCTTTGGTCTGGGCTATTTCGCGCTGACGCTGCGCTGGATTGTTGAACCCTTTCTGGTCGATGCCGCCAGCACCGGATGGATGGCCCCGTTTGCGATTGTCCTGATGGCCAGTGGGGCTGCGCTGTTCTGGGGTGCCGCTGCATGGGGTGCTGCGCGATTGCATAGCGGCGCGCTGGGCCTTGCCATGATGCTCACACTGGCAGAGGCGACACGGTCGCTGATCCTCACCGGGTTCCCCTGGGCGCTGATTGGCCATGTCTGGGTGGACACGCCTATCGCGCAGGCGGCAGCACTTGTCGGGCCTCACGGGCTGACGCTGATCACTTTGGTGATCGCCTGGTCTTTGTCCGTTTCAGTGCGGTTTGACCTGCGCGCGGCGGCGGTTCAGATTTTGGCTGTTGCCGCATGGTTGTTGCTGAACCCCGGACCGGCCCCGGACAATACCGGCCCGATGATCCGGTTGGTACAGCCCAACGTGCCGCAGGATCAAAAGTGGGACCCCGCCAAGCGGCAAGCAAACTTTGACCGCATTCTTGCAATGACAGCCGCGGGCGCGCGGCCCGCGCTGATCGTCTGGCCTGAAACGGCGATCCCGGTGCTGATGGATTTTGCGCAGCCGCAGCTTGATCTCGCGTCAGATGCGGCGGGCGGTGTGCCCTTGATCACCGGCATCAACCGCAGCGACGGGCAGCGGTACTACAATTCATTTGTGCTGCTCGGGCAGGGTGGGGTGACCACCCGTATCTATGACAAGGCGCATCTGGCCCCCTTTGGCGAATACATCCCCTTTGGTGAATGGCTGGACCAATTCGGCATCCGGGGGCTGGCCGCATCGCAGGGCGGCGGTTTCACCGCAGGCGGTGTCCAGCCGCTGGTCGAAATCCCCGGCATTGGCCCTGCGCGCGCGCTAATCTGTTATGAAGGCATCTTTGCCGAAGAAGTGGGCCACACTGACCGCCCGCGCCTGATGGTGCTGATCACCAACGACGCGTGGTTCGGCACTGCCGCTGGCCCCTATCAGCATCTGGCGCAAGCGCAGCTGCGCGCGATTGAACAGGGCGTGCCGATGGTGCGGGTGGCAAATACCGGGGTCAGCGCGATGATTGATGCGCGCGGGCGGATCACCGCAATGGTGCCGCTGGGGCAGGCGGGCGCACCCGATGTGCCGCTGCCACCAGTGCGCGCCTTGACGGTCTATGCACAGACCGGCGATCTGCCGATTTTGATGCTGGCGCTTTTGTCACTGGTGGCTGCGACGTGGCGGCAGCGACGCTTTTCGTGA
- the metK gene encoding methionine adenosyltransferase: MARNDYIFTSESVSEGHPDKVCDRISDAVLDAFLAEEPEARVAAETFATTNRVVIGGEVGLSDQAKLHDYMGKIEDIARACIKDIGYEQDKFHHATCEITNLLHEQSAHIAQGVDAAADKDEGAGDQGIMFGYATTETDALMPAPIQYSHAILRRLAEVRKDGTEPALGPDAKSQLSVVYKDGKPVGVSSLVLSTQHLDPDLTSADIRAIVEPYFHEVLPAGWLTDQTVWHVNPTGKFVIGGPDGDAGLTGRKIIVDTYGGAAPHGGGAFSGKDPTKVDRSAAYAARYLAKNIVAAGMAERCTIQLSYAIGVAAPLSIYADTHGTGEVAPAAIEAAIPQVMDLTPRGIRQHLGLNKPIYQRTAAYGHFGREPDADGGFSWERTDLAEALKKAV, translated from the coding sequence ATGGCACGAAACGACTATATCTTCACCTCTGAATCCGTTTCAGAGGGGCATCCTGACAAGGTCTGTGATCGGATTTCCGACGCCGTGCTTGATGCATTCCTCGCTGAAGAACCCGAAGCGCGGGTCGCGGCTGAAACCTTTGCCACCACCAACCGCGTTGTCATCGGCGGTGAGGTGGGCCTGTCGGATCAGGCCAAACTGCATGACTACATGGGCAAGATCGAAGACATTGCCCGTGCCTGCATCAAAGACATCGGCTATGAGCAGGACAAGTTTCACCACGCCACCTGCGAGATTACGAACCTGCTGCACGAACAATCCGCGCATATCGCGCAAGGTGTGGATGCGGCTGCCGACAAGGATGAAGGTGCTGGCGACCAGGGTATTATGTTCGGCTACGCCACAACGGAAACCGACGCGCTGATGCCCGCGCCCATTCAGTACAGCCATGCGATCCTGCGGCGGCTGGCTGAGGTCCGTAAGGACGGCACCGAACCCGCCCTTGGCCCCGACGCAAAAAGCCAGCTGTCGGTGGTCTATAAGGATGGTAAGCCGGTTGGTGTTTCCTCGCTGGTATTGTCGACGCAACATCTGGACCCGGACCTGACCAGTGCCGATATCCGCGCCATCGTCGAGCCCTATTTCCACGAGGTTCTGCCCGCAGGCTGGTTGACCGATCAGACGGTCTGGCACGTAAACCCCACCGGCAAATTCGTGATTGGCGGTCCTGATGGTGACGCGGGCCTGACGGGCCGCAAGATCATAGTGGATACCTATGGTGGTGCAGCCCCCCACGGTGGCGGCGCGTTTTCCGGCAAAGACCCAACCAAGGTTGACCGTTCGGCGGCCTATGCGGCGCGCTATCTGGCCAAGAACATCGTCGCCGCTGGCATGGCTGAGCGCTGCACGATCCAGCTGTCCTATGCCATTGGCGTGGCGGCGCCCTTGTCGATCTATGCCGACACCCATGGGACCGGAGAGGTCGCCCCGGCTGCGATTGAAGCGGCGATTCCGCAGGTCATGGACCTGACCCCGCGCGGCATTCGTCAGCATCTGGGCCTGAACAAGCCGATTTATCAGCGCACGGCGGCCTACGGCCACTTTGGGCGCGAGCCCGATGCAGACGGCGGATTTTCCTGGGAACGCACCGATCTGGCCGAGGCGCTCAAAAAAGCGGTCTAG
- a CDS encoding tRNA (guanosine(46)-N(7))-methyltransferase TrmB encodes MSTDRHPSGAPWRNFYGRFKGKGLRDSQKDYLDKDLVALSPGAVTWDENPDRNPIDPGGLFDGKPVWLEIGFGGGEHLVHMAKTYPQVGIIGCEPYINGVAMLLGKIRAAEVENLAVHPGDVRDLFDVLPDGCLDKVFLNYPDPWPKKRHHRRRFVTPEHLGPLHRVMKMGAELRVATDIADYVRQTLEEVPKAGFDWLAEGPDDWRQPWGDWISTRYEKKAIREGRPQHYLTFRKV; translated from the coding sequence ATGAGTACAGACAGACACCCCAGCGGCGCGCCGTGGCGCAATTTCTATGGCCGGTTCAAGGGCAAGGGCCTGCGCGACAGCCAGAAGGATTACCTTGATAAGGATCTTGTGGCGCTGTCGCCCGGTGCGGTGACATGGGATGAAAACCCTGACCGCAATCCGATTGATCCAGGAGGGCTGTTTGACGGCAAGCCAGTTTGGCTTGAGATCGGTTTTGGCGGGGGCGAGCATCTGGTGCATATGGCCAAGACCTATCCGCAGGTGGGGATCATCGGCTGCGAGCCCTACATCAACGGTGTGGCGATGCTGCTGGGGAAGATCCGCGCGGCGGAAGTGGAAAACCTGGCCGTGCACCCCGGCGATGTACGTGATCTGTTTGACGTTTTGCCGGATGGTTGTCTGGACAAAGTGTTCCTGAACTACCCTGATCCCTGGCCCAAAAAGCGGCATCACCGCAGGCGGTTTGTAACGCCGGAACACCTTGGCCCGCTGCACCGAGTGATGAAGATGGGCGCGGAATTGCGGGTGGCGACTGATATCGCCGACTATGTGCGGCAAACACTCGAAGAGGTGCCAAAGGCAGGCTTTGACTGGCTGGCGGAGGGGCCTGACGATTGGCGGCAGCCGTGGGGCGACTGGATTTCGACCCGGTACGAGAAAAAGGCGATCCGCGAAGGGCGGCCCCAGCATTATCTGACGTTTCGCAAGGTCTGA
- the aroA gene encoding 3-phosphoshikimate 1-carboxyvinyltransferase, protein MSGHGTPIPMTSRPCGPLKGEAHVPGDKSISHRSLILGALSVGETRITGLLEGDDVLDTAKAMQSFGAEVTQHGPGEWSVKGVGVGGFAEPDHVIDCGNSGTGVRLIMGAMATSPITATFTGDASLNSRPMARITDPLALFGTQAVGRQKGRLPMTLVGAAAPVPVRYETPVPSAQVKSAVLLAGLNAPGETVVIEKEATRDHTERMLAGFGAKISVEETDAGRVITLKGQPELTPQDIVVPRDPSSAAFPVCAAVIVPGSDVLVPNIGLNPTRAGLFTTLQEMGADLTFENMREEGGEPVADLRARFSPDLHGIAVPPARAASMIDEYPVLSVVASFAHGVTEMQGVKELRVKESDRIDAMAQGLRAAGVDVEEGEDWWKINGLGHGNVPGGATVETRLDHRIAMAFAVMGMAAQKPIHLDDGGPITTSFPIFEGLMAGLGAQLVRSNG, encoded by the coding sequence ATGTCCGGCCACGGCACCCCGATCCCCATGACATCCCGCCCCTGTGGCCCGCTGAAAGGCGAGGCGCATGTGCCGGGGGACAAGTCGATCTCTCACCGGTCGTTGATCCTTGGCGCGCTGAGTGTGGGCGAGACGCGGATCACCGGGTTGTTGGAAGGTGACGACGTTCTGGACACCGCCAAGGCGATGCAATCCTTCGGGGCAGAGGTGACACAGCACGGGCCGGGCGAATGGTCAGTGAAAGGGGTCGGTGTTGGCGGCTTTGCAGAGCCTGACCACGTGATCGACTGCGGCAATTCCGGCACCGGGGTGCGACTGATTATGGGGGCGATGGCGACCTCTCCGATTACAGCGACATTTACCGGGGACGCATCATTGAACAGCCGTCCGATGGCGCGGATCACCGACCCGCTCGCGCTGTTTGGCACGCAAGCGGTGGGGCGGCAAAAGGGGCGGTTGCCAATGACGCTGGTGGGGGCTGCGGCCCCTGTGCCGGTGCGCTATGAAACGCCTGTGCCGTCGGCGCAGGTCAAATCAGCGGTTTTGCTGGCGGGACTGAACGCGCCGGGTGAAACAGTGGTGATCGAGAAAGAAGCGACCCGCGATCACACTGAACGCATGCTGGCGGGGTTCGGCGCAAAGATCTCGGTGGAGGAAACTGACGCGGGCCGGGTCATCACCCTGAAAGGCCAGCCAGAATTGACGCCGCAGGACATCGTGGTGCCGCGCGATCCATCCTCTGCCGCGTTTCCGGTCTGTGCGGCGGTCATCGTGCCGGGGTCGGATGTGCTCGTCCCCAATATCGGGCTGAACCCGACGCGCGCGGGGCTGTTCACCACGCTGCAAGAGATGGGCGCGGACCTGACATTTGAGAACATGCGCGAAGAAGGTGGTGAGCCTGTGGCGGACCTGCGGGCGAGGTTCTCGCCCGACTTACATGGCATTGCGGTGCCGCCTGCGCGTGCGGCCAGCATGATCGACGAATACCCGGTGCTGTCGGTTGTGGCATCCTTTGCCCACGGGGTGACGGAAATGCAGGGCGTCAAGGAATTGCGGGTCAAGGAATCGGATCGAATTGACGCCATGGCGCAGGGCTTGCGCGCCGCAGGAGTGGACGTGGAAGAGGGTGAGGATTGGTGGAAAATCAATGGTTTGGGCCACGGCAACGTACCGGGCGGGGCCACGGTAGAAACAAGACTGGATCACCGGATCGCCATGGCCTTTGCGGTCATGGGGATGGCCGCCCAAAAACCGATACATCTGGATGATGGTGGCCCGATCACCACGTCTTTCCCGATATTTGAAGGGCTGATGGCTGGCCTGGGCGCGCAATTGGTGCGGAGCAACGGGTGA